The DNA sequence GATGAAATGTTATGTGTAtgtctttgttttgtattttctaatcatgttcatatttttacaaGCATTTTTTTCCCTGATGTCCTGATATCTAAGGCTGCATCTAGCCCAAAAATCCCCCTGCAGGATATTAAAGGTTTATTTTATCTCATTCTATTCCACACAGTACTTTGCAGAAGTTATTTTACATGCCAGTCTCCCACATTCCTCGTAACATACTTTACGTTTTCAGCACTTTTAGAGATAATGGATGTCTGCAGAAGCCATAACATTTACATTGTGTGACAGAACATGAAATCAGATTGCGTATAAACACTGCTATGTTTTTGATTCGTCAAGCAGTTGCTAAGTATGTTATCGCCGCACATAAGTTTTGGAGCACATGGGACAGCACAGCACTTCCAGGGAAAGGCGGGACCTACATTCCTAGAGACTGACTGCACTGAAAACAGGTCAAGCCTAAATATAACGTCCAGGGCCTGTTCAGTTTAAACACGGTAGAACACACATAACTGGCCATGCAGAGTGACACCTGTGATTTTGCTGATTCCAGACAGACATCACAGGTGAGGatttcagctgctgtttattgtacttatttagTAAAATACGGAGAAATATGGTTGACTAGTAAACAAACCAATCGTTGTTGCCTTTGACATTATAACCACGGTTTAGAGTTTCTCATAATTTCACCTCAGGGAGGCTAGAGTTTCCTGTCTGTGAGATATACTGAGCACCAGATCTGCAAGTCAAACCATTTAACCAATCCACATGAACTTGAGTCGGACGTTAaagtttgtaaaaaaagaatttctTCGCCATTTTCCAACAAACAATGGATTCCTATTCCGACATGGATGAAGATCAGCTCATTGATTATGTAATTCAGCTGAGTATTCAAGAGTCttgcaaacaaaatgttttaacagCAATTGGAAGGTAGGAGAAAGTCTGTTTTTGTCTAAAATCTTCTgcagtttcagtttcatttaaTTCAGTTAATTTAGTGAGATTTACTGTTGTTGTTATAATTAAATTGAGCTACAGTATATGCTGAATGAACACTGTCCTTGTCTCTTTCATGTGAAAAAGCTCGGAGATGGCCAGTGATGAAAATATAAAGATCCTAGCTGCTATTGAGAACGGTAATGTGCAGTTGTTGTTATCATTATGAAGAACTTAGAAGAACACTTAATGTTGATTTGTCTCTTTAGGGAAAAAATGTATGGTCGAGCAGTTATTTACAGTAGCCAAAATGCCCTGTGAGTTTCCCAAGTGCTCAAAAATGAGGAACCTCCAGCCTCATGATCATGGAAGGAATAAGATAGATAGatctaaaatgttaaaatgtgcaaTATGTACATGTGAATTATAACCCATACTGGTGCATCAACCACCTCCAGGTGACATACCTGCCCTCCAGGAGTTATCAGAGTTTGCCTCAGCCTTCAGTGAGGTGGACAGTAGAGGATGGCTACCTCTACACAGGGCTGCAGTCCATCCCATGTTTCAGGTGCTGGAGACTGTGTTACATGGTGAGTCTGTAGCATAGGGCATCACAACTGCAATTACAGCTCTATGCCATCTGTCATAACAAATccttattattatgattattattgcatACGTAATATTAGTTTTGGGGAAACTAGGATGCTAGCTGCTAATGCCAATGTGAGGTAAATAAGGGTGTAATAGTGTTAAGTACTTAACAACAGATTGTTTGCTTACCAGATGGCTATGTGGCTACCAAGCTAGCTACTATTAAATGGTAATTGATGTATTCAGCCTCATAATAAATATTGAACAGACAGGGGATATCATAAAATTTTTGATACATACATATGACTACTTAGCTAAagttatattttgtttattagtGTAAAAGCAATGTAGTTTCTTATTATTTCCAGAGACAATTTCCCTTTcatattgtattcatttttatttgcaataatCATGATAGAAatagtaaaaaaagaagaagttaaTCTTACATTTATTAACTCACACTGAATGGTAGTGAATGCAATGGGGGGTTTAAGGGAGACTGGGTCTTAACATATGGGATCCTGGGCTTTTTGATTGATAGCATCATACAAGCTGACCCTGGAGGAGAAGACTCCGGAAGGAGAGACAGCGCTGATCCTCGCCATTAAGGCACGGATGGTTGAAAACGTTAGGCTGCTACTGAGCCACTGGGCATCTCCACACACCACTAACAGCAAAAACGAGGCTCCACTCCTAATAGGTAAAGCTGGCCTACTGTGACAAATCACAGCTGCaagatgcaaaataaaatatattccttTGTTGAGGGGTAGTACCAGAGCTTAGATTTTTGAGTGAATGGCTTCTCCCACAAAGCCTTTGCATAAGAATGTAAGATTTTGTTCCGCTCCTTTTTAAAAGAGCTAAGCTTAACTTCATAAATCTTCCCATGGCAGTGAGAATTCCCCTTGAATAAAGTTAAGCTTGACTTTATAAACCTTCTCGTAGCGGTGAGAATGGGCTTGTATGACATGGCAGCCAGCCTCCTCATGCACGGAGCTGTGCTGGAGCAGTACGGTCTGAAGCAGTGGACGGCCATGCACGAGGCGGCCAAGGTGGGCTGCAGCGACGTCATGATGCTGTTGCTCAGGAATGGCGGCAGTGTGACGGAGCGGGATCCACACGGCGTGACTCCGTTGGGAATTGCGGCCGAGTACGCCCATCCCGACGTTCTGGAGCTCCTCATTAACTACGGTACGTAAGACACGTGCTGTTCAAAAATAGCTGACCTTAACTGCAAAGAAACAAACCTGGAATTTACAAGTGCCGCTGTCTCACCATTAGGTGGTGACGTGAACGCACAGGCACCAAACGGCGATAGTGTGCTTTTCGACGCTGCTGGCTCTGGGAATCCAGACTGCATTGACCTTCTTCTGGAACATGGAGCCAATCCCAACGTGGCCAGTctgttctccctcctccctatCCACCGGGCGGCACAAGAGGGCCACCTCTTGTGAGTTCTGTCTTCTGCCTTAGAATTTAATAAAATTTTCAATGTGAAATAACATTCGCTCTCTATCATAAAGCTTCCTTTACCTCATTGAGGAGTGGTGATACCATGTGCTGTTAATCGATGACCTGAATGAACCCatcaaaataatttgttctcCATGGAAATAAAATTCTTTAACTTGTTAAAAACAGTCAATTGCTGAAAATGCATGAGAGGTCCACCTACTTTGTGGGTCATGAAGTCTTGCTCACATCTCTGCTATTAAAGTCCATAGTCAAAATATCTTCCTCTGTTATCAGGAGTCATTAATGGTGGCCACTTGAATTCCTTTCCTATCACCAGAGCACTGAGAATGCTGATTCCGATTACCACCAAAAGGGCCATCCGACTCTGTGGCCAAAGTCCAGTTCACTCTGCAGCAGAGGGAGGCCACCCCCACTGCCTGGAGCTGCTCTTAGATAATGGCTTTGACGCCAACGCTCTCCTCAATCAACACATCTCAGAGAACTATGGAGACATGAGGAAAAGCCCTCTCTATTTTGCGGTCTCTAACGGAGACACCACCTGTACAGAGATACTGCTGAAGGCTGGTGCGAAACCTGACCTGGATCCCCTGCACTGCCTCCTAGTGGCCGTCAGGGCTGGGCGCTATGAGATCGTGAAGCAGCTGCTGGCCAGGCAGGCGGATGTGAACTGCTACTTCACGGTGGTCAGTGACACTGTGTTCCCCACTGCTCTGCAGTACTGTCTGAGGGACGAGATGATGATGCGACTGCTCCTCAACAACGGCTACGATGCAGAGAGGTGCTTCTGctgtcaccatgacaacaggTTCCGTACCATGTGCTCCTGGAATGAGCTCAATAACCAGCTGTGTGATGGACCCAACCAAGAGAAAATACCTGTGAGTTATGCTGTGTAATTTCATTCAATCGTTATTTCTGGTGATGTAACAATGCAGAGATGtgatgtttttatatttgatcAATTCTGGATATGTGCTGCAATGGTATTTGATCTACATAAAATGTGCATTCTATTGATTGTTTATGTTTTCAAGGTTAATTGAGTTTTCTGTTTACCAGCAATGACTTTCTGAGAAAATGAAGTGCTCAGCATCAAGGACTGTAAATTGCAATGAAAGcatatttttgttcttgaaCTGAAATATAAATCGGTTGTGTGTTTTAAAGCTTTCTTTTGTTGagattaattaataaattaataatttctCTGTATTGTGTGACTTGTCCAGTTCTGTGACTTCATCAGCTTGTCCTACATGAAGCACTTGTCAGGAAGTGCGGTGCGGATCCTTCTGGACTATGTCAGTCATGTGCCCATCTGCTCCAAACTCAAACTCATActggagaagcagagagagtgGCCTGAGATCTGTGAGATACTGGGTGAGTTACTCAACACTAATactgtgctgagctgtgctaCACTGAGACTTACTGTCACTCATAATAACCAAGGTCTCACCATGGTCTCATTAACCCCGCAACAGGGAACCCACGGCCACTGAAGCACCTGTGCAGACTGGTGATCCGGAGACAGATGACACCAAAGAGACTGTGTGACCCTGTCACCATGGAGTCTGCCCCCTTCGCCCCCAGAGTGAAGAGCTACCTGCAGTGCAAGGAGTTTGACCTTTATGGAAGCAGTATAGAAAAGTGTCCAATGCACATCAGCCAGGATGATATACTGTAGATGGCTCATCAGACTCAGATTTATTTGTGATGCAGTTGTTTCTCCTCTGGAGGGAATCTTTGTTGCTAAAGAAGATCAGAAGACCCAACACTCAAATTCAGCAACTCAAAAAACTGGCACCAAATGAAATGACTGTATATTTGAATAGATCTGATATAGAACTATTTTACAGTTTAGAATTAATATTGCCGACAAACTGAATTCAATGTAATTATCTGTATAAGCACTTTCAAAATGTCTTCATGGGATTCAAACAAAacctaaacaaaaaacaaagttaTAGTTTAAAATGGACATCATTTGCACTTTTCCGCATGAACCAAAGTGGCACATAAATatggtatatttattttttgtagacTAGTAGCAGCACCCGTTTCAGATGTTTTAACTTATTTTTGCCTGACTTGTAAATTGAATTATTTCTGttgtatgtatactgtatagtactGTTAAAGGCcgtacatttaattttaaaggAGTGCTTTGCAAATGCTTTCAATGTCTTAAATGAAGATATTTGTCCAAAAtctgtttgcatttttaatataacattatataaaaaaaatctcttcTTGGGAATGCCTAAAAACCTCTTTCATTTCTGTAACAGCCACTGTCAGTTGAGGAAGGTGTGAACTAGCATGGTGCGTCTCTGAAACATGCAGGTTGCTACTGCCTTTATTCACACTATGGTCACGCGTCAGTAAAGCTGCACCAACCATTAACATATTACTTGTTATGACTGTTTTGAAATGATAGTTTCActttacacatacacaggaaAAATCCAGTGCTATGGCATTCATGGTCCGTCTGGCAGCAAAAGCAGGTCAGACCTAAATATAACCACAAGGCCCATTCCATTTCAACACACAACATCAAAACACACACTTGTGCTCAGTACAACGAGACCTACAACTTTACTGAGAGCAGACACACTCCTCAGGTGAGCAGtaaagtgtatgtatgtgtgaaaatgctaaataaagcCAGTATGACTATAATAGTGACTTTAATAGATAACTTTTATATGCTGTTATTGAACAGGCTGAGTTTAGTTTCA is a window from the Conger conger chromosome 8, fConCon1.1, whole genome shotgun sequence genome containing:
- the asb15a gene encoding ankyrin repeat and SOCS box protein 15 isoform X2 produces the protein MASDENIKILAAIENGDIPALQELSEFASAFSEVDSRGWLPLHRAAVHPMFQVLETVLHASYKLTLEEKTPEGETALILAIKARMVENVRLLLSHWASPHTTNSKNEAPLLIAVRMGLYDMAASLLMHGAVLEQYGLKQWTAMHEAAKVGCSDVMMLLLRNGGSVTERDPHGVTPLGIAAEYAHPDVLELLINYGGDVNAQAPNGDSVLFDAAGSGNPDCIDLLLEHGANPNVASLFSLLPIHRAAQEGHLLALRMLIPITTKRAIRLCGQSPVHSAAEGGHPHCLELLLDNGFDANALLNQHISENYGDMRKSPLYFAVSNGDTTCTEILLKAGAKPDLDPLHCLLVAVRAGRYEIVKQLLARQADVNCYFTVVSDTVFPTALQYCLRDEMMMRLLLNNGYDAERCFCCHHDNRFRTMCSWNELNNQLCDGPNQEKIPFCDFISLSYMKHLSGSAVRILLDYVSHVPICSKLKLILEKQREWPEICEILGNPRPLKHLCRLVIRRQMTPKRLCDPVTMESAPFAPRVKSYLQCKEFDLYGSSIEKCPMHISQDDIL
- the asb15a gene encoding ankyrin repeat and SOCS box protein 15 isoform X1; this translates as MDSYSDMDEDQLIDYVIQLSIQESCKQNVLTAIGSSEMASDENIKILAAIENGDIPALQELSEFASAFSEVDSRGWLPLHRAAVHPMFQVLETVLHASYKLTLEEKTPEGETALILAIKARMVENVRLLLSHWASPHTTNSKNEAPLLIAVRMGLYDMAASLLMHGAVLEQYGLKQWTAMHEAAKVGCSDVMMLLLRNGGSVTERDPHGVTPLGIAAEYAHPDVLELLINYGGDVNAQAPNGDSVLFDAAGSGNPDCIDLLLEHGANPNVASLFSLLPIHRAAQEGHLLALRMLIPITTKRAIRLCGQSPVHSAAEGGHPHCLELLLDNGFDANALLNQHISENYGDMRKSPLYFAVSNGDTTCTEILLKAGAKPDLDPLHCLLVAVRAGRYEIVKQLLARQADVNCYFTVVSDTVFPTALQYCLRDEMMMRLLLNNGYDAERCFCCHHDNRFRTMCSWNELNNQLCDGPNQEKIPFCDFISLSYMKHLSGSAVRILLDYVSHVPICSKLKLILEKQREWPEICEILGNPRPLKHLCRLVIRRQMTPKRLCDPVTMESAPFAPRVKSYLQCKEFDLYGSSIEKCPMHISQDDIL